A portion of the Acidobacteriaceae bacterium genome contains these proteins:
- a CDS encoding Ig-like domain repeat protein, with the protein MLGLLCLVLALGVGAEAQVASPIAPAGVAYDAAGNLYIADAKRNIVYEQTVGGVLRVFAGTGEQGFDGDGGAATSALLNEPMGVAVDAAGVVYIVDSANDRVRAVDVSGVIRTVAGTGVGGFAGDGGVATAARLRSPQALAVRADGSLLIADTGNQRVRLLDASGLISTFAGTGEQGFSGDGGLATAALLDTPAGVAVFGDGRVVIADSRNHRLRVVDAAGVITAFAGTGVRGFSGDGDAAVSAKLFLPRGVVVLADGTTVVFADSNNQRVRAVPASGVISTLVASGVQGSAADGVAASMASLNNVRGVAVSPYGAVVVADVSNRVVRALLADNDIYNVASMGGARVSVVTMTATATAASVAVSSAIAVPQGAVQVVEGSTVLASGSLDAKGQATMALPALASGTHMLQAMYAGDGFNPAATSASVSLTSGASMATATTLSVPALNYAGLPVTLSAKVSASGGTPTGTVSFLNGGSVVATAALVNGLATAAWLNAAAGTYSVEASYAGDATYLPSRSATQTASVSAMPDFTVQVVGASQVSVPAGSVASYTLQVGSVQGAFSGAVSMSASGLPSSTTATFAPGQVVPGTSGATVVLSVPTDKLLAQSAARSGWWLALVVPALLCARRRRVLAIAPALFLLVGCGARVASESAVASKSYTVTITGTGTNLAGVAVTHSTVVMLTVQ; encoded by the coding sequence GTGCTTGGGCTGCTGTGTCTGGTACTGGCGTTGGGAGTGGGTGCGGAGGCGCAGGTCGCGTCGCCGATAGCTCCTGCGGGCGTTGCGTATGACGCAGCGGGCAATCTCTATATAGCGGATGCAAAGCGAAACATCGTCTACGAGCAGACGGTGGGTGGAGTGCTGCGTGTATTTGCGGGCACGGGCGAGCAGGGCTTTGACGGCGATGGCGGAGCGGCGACGAGTGCGCTGTTGAATGAACCGATGGGTGTGGCTGTCGATGCGGCGGGCGTGGTGTATATCGTGGACTCGGCGAACGATCGCGTGCGTGCGGTCGATGTTTCGGGTGTGATTCGCACGGTCGCTGGGACGGGCGTGGGTGGGTTTGCTGGCGATGGTGGGGTTGCGACGGCTGCGAGGCTGCGTTCGCCGCAGGCGTTGGCTGTGCGTGCCGATGGCAGCCTGCTGATTGCAGATACAGGGAACCAGCGCGTACGCCTGCTGGATGCGAGCGGCTTGATTTCGACGTTTGCCGGGACAGGCGAGCAGGGCTTTAGCGGCGATGGGGGCCTAGCGACGGCGGCGCTGTTGGATACTCCTGCAGGTGTTGCTGTTTTCGGCGATGGGCGTGTGGTGATCGCGGATTCGCGGAATCATCGCCTGCGTGTGGTGGATGCGGCTGGGGTGATCACGGCGTTTGCGGGCACGGGCGTGCGCGGGTTTAGCGGGGATGGCGACGCGGCCGTGTCGGCAAAGTTGTTTCTGCCGCGTGGGGTGGTGGTTTTGGCCGACGGGACGACGGTAGTGTTTGCGGACAGCAATAACCAGCGCGTGCGAGCGGTGCCAGCCAGCGGTGTGATCTCGACGCTGGTGGCGAGTGGTGTGCAGGGTTCCGCCGCGGATGGTGTGGCTGCGAGCATGGCGAGTCTGAACAACGTGCGTGGTGTTGCTGTTTCGCCGTATGGCGCGGTTGTTGTGGCGGATGTCTCGAACCGGGTGGTGCGGGCGTTGCTGGCGGATAACGATATCTACAACGTGGCGTCGATGGGCGGGGCACGTGTGAGCGTGGTAACGATGACGGCTACGGCGACTGCTGCGAGCGTGGCGGTGAGCAGTGCGATCGCGGTTCCGCAGGGCGCGGTGCAGGTGGTGGAAGGCTCGACCGTGCTGGCTTCCGGCTCGCTGGATGCGAAGGGGCAGGCGACGATGGCGTTGCCTGCGCTTGCGAGCGGGACACATATGTTGCAGGCGATGTATGCGGGGGATGGATTCAACCCCGCTGCGACGAGCGCGAGTGTGAGCCTGACCAGTGGAGCTTCGATGGCTACGGCGACAACGCTGAGCGTGCCTGCGCTGAACTATGCGGGGCTTCCGGTGACGCTGAGTGCGAAGGTGAGTGCGAGCGGAGGAACGCCGACGGGGACGGTGAGTTTTCTGAATGGCGGCAGCGTCGTGGCGACGGCTGCGTTGGTGAACGGACTGGCTACGGCGGCCTGGCTGAACGCTGCGGCGGGAACGTACTCGGTGGAGGCGAGCTATGCCGGGGATGCGACGTACCTGCCGAGTCGTTCTGCCACGCAGACGGCGAGTGTGAGCGCGATGCCGGACTTTACCGTGCAGGTCGTAGGGGCTTCGCAGGTGAGTGTGCCTGCGGGGAGCGTGGCGAGTTACACGCTGCAGGTGGGGTCGGTGCAGGGGGCGTTTAGCGGCGCGGTGTCCATGAGCGCGAGTGGGCTGCCGAGCAGTACGACGGCGACGTTTGCGCCGGGGCAGGTGGTCCCAGGCACGAGTGGAGCCACAGTGGTGTTGAGTGTTCCAACGGACAAGTTGCTGGCGCAGAGCGCGGCTCGTAGCGGCTGGTGGCTGGCTCTGGTCGTTCCGGCGCTGCTCTGTGCGCGTCGGCGGCGAGTGCTGGCGATAGCTCCGGCGCTGTTTTTGCTGGTAGGCTGTGGTGCTCGCGTGGCTTCGGAGAGTGCGGTAGCGTCAAAGAGCTATACGGTCACGATTACGGGGACGGGAACGAACCTGGCGGGCGTTGCTGTGACCCACTCAACGGTGGTGATGCTGACGGTGCAGTAG
- a CDS encoding replication-associated recombination protein A has product MGLFSAGVPGDEQRPVGTAPLAEKMRPRSLEQFFGQTHLLAAGKPLRLQIENDDSASLIFWGPPGVGKTTLAKIIARETSASFVEFSAVMSGIKEIKAVMVEAEKAAQFGSRTILFVDEIHRFNKAQQDAFLPYVEKGTIRLIGATTENPSFEINAALLSRCRVYTLRALSQEEIVALLTRALNDSERGLGERGLQADDGALEMIASYSSGDARNSLNALEVASRLAWGRGEKVLTTVLVGEALQQRVLLYDKKGEQHYDLISALHKSVRNSDPDAAMYWLGRMLQGGEDPMFVARRLVRMAVEDIGLAAPEALNLCLSAKDAMHFLGHPEGELALAQAAVYLALAPKSNAVYKGWGQVLNDIEQRPAEPVPLHIRNAPTRLMKELDYGKGYQYAHDVAGKVAQMECLPESLLGRRYYEPTNEGREKLLAQRLAEVERLRKGE; this is encoded by the coding sequence ATGGGACTGTTTTCGGCGGGTGTTCCGGGTGACGAGCAGCGGCCGGTGGGGACGGCTCCTCTGGCGGAGAAGATGCGGCCGCGGTCGCTGGAGCAGTTCTTTGGCCAGACGCATCTGCTGGCGGCGGGCAAGCCACTGCGGTTGCAGATTGAGAACGATGATTCGGCTTCGCTGATCTTCTGGGGGCCGCCGGGAGTGGGCAAGACGACGCTGGCGAAGATTATTGCGCGGGAGACTTCGGCGAGCTTTGTCGAGTTTTCGGCCGTGATGAGCGGGATCAAAGAGATCAAGGCCGTGATGGTGGAGGCGGAGAAGGCCGCGCAGTTTGGCTCGCGCACGATCTTGTTTGTGGACGAGATTCATCGCTTCAACAAGGCGCAGCAGGATGCGTTTCTGCCGTATGTGGAGAAGGGAACGATTCGGCTGATCGGTGCGACGACGGAGAACCCGTCGTTCGAGATCAACGCCGCTTTGCTGAGCCGCTGCCGGGTGTATACGCTGCGTGCGTTGAGCCAGGAAGAGATCGTCGCGCTGCTGACTCGGGCGTTGAACGACAGCGAACGTGGGTTGGGCGAGCGTGGGCTCCAGGCCGACGACGGCGCTCTGGAGATGATTGCGAGCTATAGCTCGGGCGATGCGAGGAACTCGCTGAACGCGCTGGAGGTGGCTTCTCGGCTGGCCTGGGGGCGCGGCGAGAAGGTACTGACGACGGTGCTGGTTGGCGAGGCGCTGCAGCAGCGGGTGTTGCTCTATGACAAGAAGGGCGAGCAGCACTACGACCTGATTTCGGCGTTGCACAAGAGCGTGCGAAACTCTGACCCGGACGCAGCGATGTACTGGCTGGGGCGAATGCTGCAGGGCGGCGAAGACCCCATGTTTGTAGCTCGGCGGCTGGTGCGAATGGCGGTAGAGGACATTGGGTTGGCGGCGCCGGAGGCGCTGAACCTCTGCTTGAGTGCGAAGGACGCGATGCACTTTCTGGGTCATCCTGAAGGTGAGTTGGCGCTGGCGCAGGCGGCGGTGTACCTGGCGCTGGCTCCGAAGTCGAACGCGGTGTACAAGGGCTGGGGGCAGGTGCTGAATGACATCGAGCAGCGTCCTGCGGAGCCGGTGCCGCTGCATATTCGCAACGCTCCGACGCGGCTGATGAAGGAGCTGGATTACGGCAAGGGCTACCAGTACGCGCATGACGTGGCGGGTAAGGTGGCGCAGATGGAGTGCCTGCCGGAGTCGCTGCTGGGGCGGCGGTACTACGAGCCGACGAATGAGGGACGCGAGAAGCTGCTGGCGCAGCGGCTGGCCGAGGTGGAGCGGCTGCGCAAAGGCGAGTAA
- a CDS encoding RNA methyltransferase codes for MHLGAAITSRTNARVKSLRSAFEGRASKPGELLGLEGEHLVAEAQRSGVALETVFVREGSEHLLERPMLRELTPREFVLLSREVFASAVETHSPQGIAATAVIPEPKAGGEVVLIVEDLQDPGNLGTLLRSVEAFGGGRVLTTMATVNPWSAKVVRSSAGSVFRVPVERMILPEIRKRVEADGVRVFAAVAQSERAASVLASTFGERGAVMIGNEGAGLSSEALSMATERVWIPCAVESLNAAVAGSVLLYERMRQREAR; via the coding sequence ATGCATTTAGGGGCAGCAATCACGAGCCGTACGAATGCGCGGGTGAAGTCGCTGCGCTCTGCGTTTGAGGGCAGGGCTTCGAAGCCGGGCGAGTTGCTGGGGCTGGAGGGCGAGCACCTGGTGGCAGAGGCGCAGCGTTCGGGCGTGGCGTTGGAGACGGTGTTCGTGCGCGAAGGCAGCGAACATCTGTTGGAGAGGCCGATGCTGCGCGAGTTGACTCCGCGGGAGTTTGTGCTGCTGTCGCGCGAGGTGTTTGCGAGCGCCGTGGAGACTCACTCGCCGCAGGGGATTGCGGCGACGGCGGTGATTCCTGAGCCGAAGGCTGGCGGCGAGGTGGTGCTGATCGTCGAAGACCTGCAGGACCCGGGAAACCTGGGGACGCTGCTGCGTTCAGTAGAGGCGTTTGGCGGCGGCCGTGTGTTGACCACGATGGCGACGGTGAATCCGTGGAGTGCGAAGGTGGTGCGGTCGTCGGCGGGCAGCGTATTCCGTGTGCCGGTGGAGCGGATGATTCTGCCCGAGATTCGGAAGCGCGTGGAAGCGGACGGTGTGCGTGTGTTTGCAGCCGTGGCGCAGAGCGAGCGAGCGGCTTCGGTGCTGGCATCGACATTTGGCGAGCGTGGTGCGGTGATGATCGGCAACGAAGGGGCGGGGCTTTCGAGCGAGGCGCTGTCGATGGCGACGGAGCGGGTGTGGATTCCATGCGCGGTGGAAAGTTTGAACGCGGCGGTAGCGGGTTCGGTGCTGCTGTATGAACGGATGCGCCAGCGGGAGGCTCGCTGA
- a CDS encoding L-threonylcarbamoyladenylate synthase has protein sequence MIAEVLRMDREEPEQHLIGHVVDTLQKGGVAAVPTDTFYGLAVDPVNLRAVERIYELKGRARHKPLSLLLAETAQSYELARNLDGAFDRLAERFWPGPLTIIVKAGSKLPLRVTANTGNVAIRVPESPICRALVSRLGVPITATSANLAGLPECTQASCVRDQFGDKIPIIVDGGPTSRTIATTIVDLSGGGNSWMILREGAIPTHEIALALQF, from the coding sequence TTGATAGCTGAAGTTCTCCGCATGGATCGTGAAGAGCCCGAACAGCACCTCATCGGGCACGTCGTAGACACACTGCAAAAAGGTGGAGTCGCTGCCGTACCCACCGACACCTTCTACGGCCTCGCCGTCGACCCGGTAAACCTCCGCGCCGTCGAACGGATCTACGAGCTCAAGGGCCGCGCCCGACACAAGCCGCTCTCGCTCCTGCTCGCCGAAACCGCGCAAAGCTACGAACTCGCCCGCAACCTCGACGGCGCGTTCGACCGCCTCGCCGAACGCTTCTGGCCCGGCCCTCTGACGATCATCGTCAAAGCCGGCTCCAAACTCCCACTGCGCGTGACAGCCAATACCGGCAACGTCGCGATCCGCGTGCCGGAGTCCCCCATCTGCCGCGCCCTGGTCAGCCGCCTCGGCGTGCCCATCACTGCCACCTCAGCCAACCTCGCGGGCTTGCCTGAATGCACGCAGGCATCGTGCGTCCGCGACCAGTTCGGCGACAAGATCCCCATCATCGTCGACGGTGGCCCCACCTCTCGCACCATTGCGACGACCATCGTCGACCTCTCCGGCGGCGGCAACTCGTGGATGATTCTCCGCGAAGGCGCAATCCCCACCCACGAAATCGCGCTTGCCCTCCAGTTCTAG
- a CDS encoding YdcF family protein encodes MPSRRPSNSATTRNLGLRLLGWLALFGILVAAGWFTWLYRQIQYTATIDNAQPADAIAVFGAAEYAGRPSPVLHARLDKAVALYNRGIAPVVVTLGGGSDKDSGKTEGGVGRDYLLANGIPFDHIIAETRSIDTEQQVHLLAGIAQRQHFHSLVVVSDGTHLFRIALLCQRAGLKVYTSPRATVGNISDADAAQRIWHEMLSYTFIRTNLHISWLHRWLESKLN; translated from the coding sequence ATGCCATCACGCCGCCCATCCAACTCGGCCACGACTCGCAACCTCGGCCTGCGCCTTTTGGGCTGGCTCGCTCTCTTCGGCATCCTCGTCGCCGCAGGATGGTTCACCTGGCTCTATCGCCAGATCCAATACACCGCCACCATCGATAACGCCCAGCCCGCCGACGCTATCGCCGTCTTCGGAGCAGCAGAGTACGCTGGCCGCCCGTCCCCTGTCCTTCATGCCCGTCTCGACAAGGCCGTCGCCCTCTACAACCGAGGCATCGCTCCCGTCGTCGTCACGCTCGGCGGCGGATCGGACAAGGACTCCGGCAAAACCGAGGGAGGCGTCGGTCGCGACTATCTCCTCGCCAATGGCATCCCCTTCGACCACATCATCGCCGAGACCCGCTCCATCGACACCGAGCAGCAGGTACACCTGCTCGCTGGCATCGCCCAGAGACAGCACTTTCACTCGCTGGTCGTCGTCTCCGATGGCACGCATCTCTTCCGTATCGCGCTCCTCTGCCAGCGTGCTGGGTTGAAGGTCTACACCTCGCCTCGCGCCACCGTCGGCAACATCAGCGACGCAGACGCCGCCCAGCGCATCTGGCACGAGATGCTCAGCTATACCTTCATTCGCACAAACCTGCACATCAGCTGGCTCCACCGCTGGCTCGAAAGCAAGCTTAACTAA